One Antennarius striatus isolate MH-2024 chromosome 17, ASM4005453v1, whole genome shotgun sequence genomic window carries:
- the plekhh1 gene encoding pleckstrin homology domain-containing family H member 1 produces the protein MADVLEGAGGGGSGPGGVRVSGVDWQKRCVALEMQLLRFRLQAGKIRELLAEKMQELEQRVMEADQRAESAEKQIHVMEEKMKSANVQTSESESLLYRKYQDLTGQVQAKDATIKRLETQLEKQILVRAQEAKVIEEKAAKIKDWVTFKLREMEAENQQLKMSNLKQTEQILLLQDKLQALLEKPASLGSPATSPVMDAHLVPSSPLFPPSCPGTPPAQDDGWRQTGPHGKTADLDAPPQGWSRKGPSRPVSASGPELPAVPEGQTGGRSDRDNSSDELNSKFRSQCLHSSSSSSSSSSSAYEMAPGPSSPESGESLLLSRSPSTSNPFPNPPVHQSGASMTLPKVRTPLTPRDSIQLVKKHYSQPQPSLEGLQRLSVSIAGTAPSSTCSTLKSAGTAAAISPFSQVVEETDIDDGFPNGMDGVVEGSGSEEPSRNGGSLAGPEPERRDPELLKPPTPPLHRFPSWESRIYAVAKAGMRVSEAGPGARGPGRGSNLPQYSAAGPFSQLICKNINVPVYTTLKGKATQISSVPLPDDDSGSEDDSSSLASLRTSILNLDRKSGVPGSPRAVKRGVSMSSISSESDYAIPPDAYSLDSDHSEPEHKVQRTSSYSCESNGPEMLEKSGYLLKMGSQVKAWKRRWFILRNGEILYYKSPSDVIRKPQGQIELNSSCRIVRGEGAQTFQLITEKKTFILTADSPNILEEWVRVLQNILKVQASSAVTMENGAKPTVRGWLTKVKHGHSKLVWCSLVGKVFSYYRNQEDKLPLGHLRMRDTSVQEVDRSCDSDEDYEAAGRGFLSSHFTLVIQPRDQSPTYLLIGTKQEKDTWLYHLTVAAGSSATFKVGTEYEQLIGKLLDADGDLESSLWRSDALSFCKEGLRSPLTTLPSEALQTEALKLFKSCQLFINVLVESPSVDYHTSLAQNALQVCLTHPELQNEIYCQLIKQTNRRTPHSYSLTQCWQLLSLCVALFLPQQHLLWYLRQYLQRNADPRSEVGKYAVYCQRSVERTLQNGEREAKPSRMEIVSILLRNPYHHSLPFSIPVHFMNNTYQVVGFDGSTTVDEFLHTLNQRIDMRRPQLSGFALFTDDPSGKALEHCLHPTAKICDVISKWEQALKELHPGKNEGTRIVRLTYKNRLTFKAQVKGETERERLLLVHQVNGEVQQGHFPVNKELALEVAALMAQVEHGDLDRTAAASPTVAPQPKSQLILLQALERFYPKRYKQECSPEQLRDLAERLAMKWLMLRGCSASECVRIYLTVARKWPLFGAKLFCAKPVPPSPVEQSQVWLAVNEDGLCVLDCSMHTLVTYSYQSVITFGGCRDDFMVVSRQQREPGVGKKSVEKLLFAMTKPKILELTLLMASYMNHWNPPGVPPAPHQPPALWDVDGRHFPSMNYTTKGPTLL, from the exons ATGCAGGAGCTGGAGCAGCGGGTGATGGAGGCCGACCAGCGCGCCGAAAGCGCCGAGAAGCAG ATTCACGTCATGGAGGAGAAGATGAAGTCTGCAAACGTGCAAACCAGCGAATCAGAGAGCTTGTTATACAGGAAGTATCAAGACCTGACCGGTCAGGTTCAAGCCAAAGATGCTACGATAAAGAGACTAGAGACGCAGCTGGAAAAACAG ATATTAGTCAGAGCCCAGGAGGCCAAAGTCATCGAGGAGAAGGCGGCCAAGATTAAAGACTGGGTCACCTTTAAGCTTCGAGAG atggaGGCAGAGAACCAGCAGCTGAAGATGTCCAACCTGAAGCAGACGGAACAGATCCTGTTGCTGCAGGACAAACTTCAAG CTCTCTTAGAGAAACCAGCGTCCCTCGGATCTCCTGCCACCTCCCCGGTGATGGATGCCCACCTGGTACCCAGCAGCCCCCTGTTTCCTCCCAGCTGCCCCGGCACTCCACCTGCCCAGGATGACGgctggagacagacgggtccTCACGGCAAGACAGCAG ATCTGGATGCCCCCCCTCAGGGCTGGAGCAGAAAGGGCCCCAGCAGGCCTGTTTCCGCCAGCGGACCCGAGCTCCCAGCGGTCCCAGAGGGTCAAACTGGGGGGCGTTCCGACAGAGACAACTCCTCCGACGAGCTCAACAGCAAGTTCCGCTCTCAGTGcctccactcctcctcttcctcctcctcctcctcctcctcagcctaCGAGATGGCCCCCGGGCCAAGCTCCCCGGAGTCGGGGGAGAGCCTGCTCTTGTCCCGTTCCCCCTCCACCAGCAACCCCTTCCCCAACCCCCCCGTTCACCAGTCCGGTGCCAGCATGACGTTACCCAAGGTGCGGACGCCGCTGACCCCCAGAGACAGTATCCAGCTGGTGAAGAAGCACTACAGCCAACCACAGCCCAGCCTGGAGGGGCTGCAGCGCCTGAGCGTGAGCATCGCTGGCaccgccccctcctccacctgctccaccCTCAAGAGTGCCGGAACCGCCGCCGCCATCTCGCCCTTCTCTCAGGTGGTGGAAGAAACGGACATCGACGACGGTTTCCCCAACGGCATGGACGGGGTGGTGGAGGGGTCGGGGTCCGAGGAGCCCTCCCGGAACGGGGGCTCCTTGGCGGGACCGGAGCCAGAGAGACGGGATCCAGAGCTTCTGAAGCCGCCGACGCCGCCGTTACACCGCTTCCCTTCGTGG GAGAGTCGGATCTACGCCGTGGCGAAGGCGGGGATGAGGGTGTCGGAGGCGGGACCCGGAGCCAGAGGCCCCGGCCGAG GGTCTAACTTACCTCAGTACTCGGCGGCGGGTCCGTTCTCCCAGCTGATCTGCAAGAACATTAACGTTCCTGTTTACACCACACTGAAAGGG AAAGCCACTCAGATCAGCAGCGTTCCTCTGCCGGATGACGACTCCGGCTCCGAGGACGACAGCAGCTCGTTGGCCAGTCTCCGCACCTCCATCCTGAATCTGGACAGGAAGAGCGGCGTTCCCGGCAGCCCGCGAGCTGTCAAGAGAG gtgtGTCCATGTCGTCCATCAGTTCAGAGAGTGATTACGCCATTCCTCCTGACGCCTACTCTCTGGACAGCGACCACTCTGAACCGGAGCATAAAGTCCAGAGGACCTCCTCGTACTCCTGCGAGAGCAACGGGCCG GAAATGCTGGAGAAGTCTGGGTACCTCCTGAAGATGGGGAGTCAAGTCAAGGCCTGGAAACGCCGCTGGTTCATCCTGAGGAACGGAGAGATCCTCTACTACAAATCCCCA AGCGACGTGATCCGGAAACCTCAGGGGCAGATTGAGCTCAACTCGTCCTGCAGAATCGTACGAGGAGAAGGAGCGCAGACATTCCAG CTGATCACAGAGAAGAAGACCTTCATCCTGACGGCCGACTCGCCCAACATCCTGGAGGAGTGGGTCCGCGTCCTTCAGAACATCCTTAAGGTCCAGGCCAGCAGCGCGGTTACCATGGAGAACGGTGCCAAGCCAACTGTTAGAGGCTGGCTGACAAAG GTCAAACATGGACACTCCAAGCTGGTGTGGTGTTCTCTGGTGGGGAAAGTCTTCTCCTACTACCGGAACCAGGAAGACAAG TTGCCTCTGGGTCACCTTCGGATGCGGGACACCTCGGTTCAGGAAGTGGATCGTTCGTGCGACTCGGACGAGGACTACGAGGCGGCCGGTCGAGGCTTCCTGTCGTCACACTTCACCTTAGTGATCCAACCACGAGACCAGAGTCCTACGTACCTGCTGATCGGCACCAAGCAGGAGAAG GACACCTGGTTGTACCACCTGACGGTGGCGGCGGGCAGCAGCGCTACCTTTAAAGTGGGCACCGAGTACGAGCAGCTCATTGGGAAACTCCTGGACGCCGATGGGGACCTGG AATCCTCCTTGTGGAGGAGCGACGCCCTGAGCTTCTGTAAGGAGGGTCTGCGTTCTCCTCTCACCACTCTGCCTTCTGAAGCTCTGCAGACGGAAGCTCTCAAGCTCTTCAAG tccTGCCAACTCTTCATCAACGTGCTGGTCGAGTCTCCGTCGGTGGATTACCACACCTCGCTggcccagaatgctttgcaggTCTGCTTGACTCACCCAGAGCTGCAGAATGAGATCTACTGTCAGCTCATCAAGCAGACCAACCGGCGGACGCCACACAGCTACTCCCTCACACAG TGCTGGCAGCTGCTGTCCCTCTGCGTGGCGCTGTTCCTCCCCCAGCAGCACCTCCTGTGGTACCTGAGGCAGTACCTGCAGCGGAACGCCGACCCCAG GAGCGAAGTGGGGAAGTACGCCGTGTACTGTCAGCGGTCCGTGGAGCGAACGCTGCAGAACGGGGAGCGGGAGGCCAAACCGTCCCGCATGGAGATCGTCTCCATCCTGCTGAGGAACCCCTACCACCACTCACTGCCCTTCAGCATCCCGGTCCACTTCATGAACAACACCTACCAG GTGGTGGGTTTTGATGGTTCCACCACGGTGGACGAGTTCCTCCACACACTGAACCAGAGGATCGACATGAGGAGGCCTCAGCTGTCCGGGTTCGCCCTGTTTACCGACGACCCGTCAGGGAAAGCCCTGGAGCACTGCCTGCATCCAACGGCCAAG ATCTGTGACGTCATTTCCAAGTGGGAACAGGCGCTCAAGGAGTTGCATCCTGGGAAAAATGAGGGGACACGGATTGTCCGCCTCACATATAAGAACAG GTTGACCTTCAAAGCGCAGGTGAAAGGGGAGACAGAGCGagagcgcctcctgctggtgcaCCAGGTGAACGGTGAAGTCCAGCAGGGTCACTTCCCTGTGAACAAAGAGCTGGCTCTGGAGGTGGCCGCCCTCATGGCGCAG GTTGAACATGGAGATCTGGACAGAACGGCCGCCGCCTCCCCCACCGTCGCCCCCCAGCCTAAATCTCAGCTGATTCTGCTGCAGGCTTTGGAGCGTTTCTACCCCAAACGCTACAAACAGGAATGTAGCCCAGAGCAGCTCAG AGATCTCGCTGAGCGTCTGGCCATGAAGTGGTTGATGCTGCGCGGCTGCAGCGCGTCCGAGTGCGTCAGGATTTATCTCACCGTGGCTCGGAAATGGCCGCTGTTCGGAGCCAAGCTCTTCTGCGCCAAG CCTGTCCCCCCCTCACCTGTGGAGCAGAGCCAGGTGTGGCTGGCGGTCAATGAAGACGGACTGTGTGTGCTGGACTGTTCCATG CACACGCTGGTCACCTACTCCTACCAGTCTGTGATTACCTTCGGTGGTTGCCGTGACGATTTCATGGTGGTCTCCAGACAGCAGAGGGAGCCCGGAGTCGGGAAGAAGAGCGTGGAGAAGCTGCTCTTTGCAATGACCAAGCCAAAA ATCCTGGAGCTGACTCTCCTCATGGCCAGCTACATGAACCACTGGAACCCCCCCGGCGTCCCGCCTGCCCCCCACCAGCCCCCGGCCCTCTGGGACGTAGACGGCCGACACTTCCCCTCCATGAACTACACCACCAAGGGCCCCACGCTACTGTGA